A genome region from Bacteroides stercoris ATCC 43183 includes the following:
- a CDS encoding LysR family transcriptional regulator: MSDFRLKVFRSVAKNLSFTKASQELFVSQPAITKHIQELEAAYQTRLFDRQGSRISLTESGNLLLEHCERILEDYKRLEYEMHLLHNEYTGGLKLGASTTIAQYVLPPLLASFIGKFPQVSLSLLNGNSREIEAALQEHRIDLGFVEGVFRLPNIRYTTFLEDELVAVVRTGSKLAVGEEITPDELFHLPLVLRERGSGTLDVFERALQQHNIKLSSLQVLMYLGSTESIKLFLEHTDCLGIVSVRSITRELYSGQLRVVEIKGMPMLRDFSFAQPQGQESGLAQVFMQFAMHNNHKL, encoded by the coding sequence GTGAGCGATTTTCGTTTAAAGGTATTCCGGTCTGTTGCGAAGAATCTGAGTTTTACGAAGGCTTCGCAAGAATTGTTTGTCAGCCAGCCTGCTATTACCAAACATATACAAGAGTTGGAAGCTGCTTATCAGACACGTTTGTTCGACCGGCAGGGTAGCAGAATTTCGTTGACGGAGTCGGGCAATTTGCTCTTGGAACATTGCGAGCGGATTTTGGAAGACTATAAACGGTTAGAGTACGAAATGCACTTGTTGCATAATGAATATACAGGCGGTTTGAAGCTGGGGGCCAGCACTACCATTGCCCAATATGTGTTACCTCCTTTGCTTGCCAGCTTTATCGGTAAGTTTCCACAAGTCAGCCTGTCATTGTTGAATGGTAATTCCAGAGAGATAGAGGCCGCTTTGCAGGAACATCGCATTGATTTGGGCTTTGTCGAAGGAGTATTCAGGTTGCCTAATATTAGATATACTACTTTTTTGGAAGATGAGTTGGTGGCAGTGGTGCGTACAGGCAGTAAATTGGCTGTGGGAGAGGAGATAACTCCTGATGAATTGTTCCATTTGCCTTTGGTGCTTCGCGAAAGAGGTTCGGGGACATTGGATGTTTTTGAGCGTGCCTTGCAGCAACATAATATAAAGTTATCCTCTTTACAGGTTTTGATGTATTTGGGAAGCACGGAAAGTATCAAATTGTTTTTGGAACATACCGATTGTCTGGGCATTGTTTCCGTTCGTTCCATTACGCGCGAATTGTATTCTGGACAGTTGCGTGTCGTTGAGATTAAGGGAATGCCTATGTTACGCGATTTTAGTTTTGCACAGCCTCAGGGGCAAGAAAGCGGTTTGGCGCAAGTATTCATGCAATTTGCCATGCACAATAACCATAAGTTATAG
- a CDS encoding DUF6621 family protein has product MENTQIKLSETVMVIDVAYLNFVINDLRKYFEPLLGRSLQTVDLALFTMYLAMDAGLKGSDNDVQVLLVYDKQSGKLEHCLPSDLKNELDGVAFKASLGEFSFMAVPSEGFVSRGDLYLDLLQIVLNTAEVKKLIVVPFNEEYGKEVENVLRECALENAGHKEEAKDIVYFRMEEPAAPAVCRWEMLGYPLMSVLGIRSEDLQNN; this is encoded by the coding sequence ATGGAAAATACCCAAATAAAACTTTCCGAAACGGTAATGGTGATTGATGTTGCCTACCTGAATTTTGTTATAAACGATTTGAGGAAGTATTTTGAACCGTTGCTGGGACGTTCTTTACAAACAGTGGATCTGGCACTTTTTACCATGTATCTGGCTATGGATGCCGGGTTGAAAGGGAGTGACAATGATGTACAGGTACTTCTCGTATATGATAAGCAGTCCGGAAAGCTGGAGCACTGCCTGCCATCCGATTTGAAGAACGAATTGGATGGAGTAGCGTTTAAGGCTTCTTTGGGTGAATTCAGTTTTATGGCTGTGCCTTCAGAGGGTTTTGTGTCTCGTGGAGACTTGTATCTTGATTTGTTGCAGATAGTATTGAATACCGCCGAAGTGAAGAAGCTGATTGTTGTTCCTTTTAATGAGGAGTATGGTAAAGAGGTTGAGAACGTTTTGAGGGAGTGCGCATTGGAAAATGCCGGACATAAAGAAGAGGCAAAAGACATTGTTTATTTCCGTATGGAGGAGCCTGCCGCTCCGGCTGTATGCCGTTGGGAGATGCTGGGGTATCCGCTGATGTCAGTGTTGGGTATCAGGAGTGAAGATTTGCAGAATAATTAA